The DNA sequence AATTTCGTCTCTAAAAATTTTTTAAAATTTTACGACCGAAAAGCTTTCGCCTCCAAATTTCGTGCTAAGCGTTAGTGAAGCCGAAATTTGGTAGGTAACTGCTTTGAGCGAGTGAAATTTTAAAAATTTGGGCATTAGAGTTTTTAAAATTTTATACAAAGCGAGTCAAATTTGACGCCGATGTCGTTTGTTACAAATTTGGCTTTATTAAATTCGACCGAAATTTTCGCTAAAATCATACTCAAATTTTACTAAAGGAAAGCCAAAAATGATACTTTGCGAGGACGATTATCCGAGGATTTTGGATCAAATTTGCGACTATTTGACCGCGGGCGAAGTGGAGCTTAGCTTTGTGGACGCCGAGGAGATGAAGGAGATAAACGTCCGCGAGCGCGGCATCTATGAGACTACGGACGTGCTGAGTTTCCCGCTTGAGATGCAGCTACACGCGCCGCTTGGCTGTATCGTGATAAACACTGAGCTAGTCGCCGCCAAAGCCGCCGAGCTAGGCCACAGTGAGGATGACGAGACGGCGCTACTGTTCACGCACGGACTGCTTCACGTGCTAGGCTACGATCACGAGAGCGACGCTGGCGAGATGAGGGCAAAGGAGTGCGAGGTGATCGAGAAATTTAGCCTGCCAAAGAGCCTCATCGTGCGAACACAGGATGCGGGCGAAGAATAGGCAAAAATCTCGGTAGCTTCGTAAAGGCGCGGGTTATGCCGAGCGCAAAAATAAGCGCGGCGATAAAATTTGGATTAGCTGCCTGCTAAAATGCGTTTTAGGCAGCCCGTAAAATCAAATTTGCATTTTGGCGTCGTGAATCAACGCGGAGTTACGCGCTAAATTTATCCAAACAAGCTATCAAATTTACCCTCCGCCCGCACTGATATCGTCGCGTAAAAAAAGACGTTTCTCGCACACGCTTTGCCTCCGCGTTTAAATTTCCTCAAATTTGCCGCGCACAGTGGTTAGATATTTAATAATTTTGGCTAAATTTACGAAATGTTTTATGTTCTATCGTCTTTAATCATCATTTTTATGAATTACGTTTCTTACCGCGGGCTTTTTGCCGATGCCGCGCTCAGGCCGCTTGCCGCGCATAAAAGGGCGCTTGGGCTGTTTTTCCTGACGCTTGCCATCGGCGGCGTCGCGCTGGCTTTTTCGCTGCGGTTTAACTTTTTGGGGCCGAGCCTTCGCATCGCCTGTTCGCTGATGTTGGCGCTGACGTTTATTATCTTTTCGTTCGTGCTTTTTACGAACGTCGTCGCCTTTGCCGTCCGTCCCGTAACTAAGCGCGCGTTTAGCGAGAGCAGGCGTAAATTTTTGCGTCTTTACCTCGACGTCACAATACTTATTTTGGCGTTTAGCTACTTTTTTAGAGGTATCTTTAACGCCGTAAAATTGCCCGAAGTAAAAGCCCAAGATATCGAGATAAAGGGGCTAAAGGGCGAGTTAAAAATCGCGGTTTTAACAGATATTCATCTAGGCGATTTTTTGGGGGCGGACTTTGCGCGGGCGGTAACTAGACGCGTAAACGAGCTTGACGCCGATGCAGTCGCGATCGTGGGCGATATCGCCGACGTGAAGCCGCACCGTTTGGCCGAGTTTATCGCGCCATTTAACGAGCTAAAGAGCAAATACGGCACCTTTTACGTGCCGGGCAACCACGAGTACTATAACGGTATCGACGGCACGATAAAAGTTATCCGCGAGACGACGAATTTTAAAATTTTAGGCAACGAAAACGCGCGAGTGGGCGGGGTAAATTTAGCCGGAGTTTATGATATCATCGGTTTAAGGTTTAAAGCGTACGAGCCCGATCTAGTCGCTGCTCTGGACGGTCGCGACGTAAATTTGCCCACCGTTTTGCTCGCCCATCAGCCTAAATTTTTAAAATACATGGACGAAAGCGCGCCCGTGGATCTAGTGGTGAGCGGACACACGCACGGCGGGCAGATTTTTCCGTTTTCGCTGCTGGTAAGGCTCGATCAAAAATACGTCGCCGGGCTATACCGCGCGAACAAAAATACGCAAATTTACGTTAGCCGAGGCGCCGGGTTTTGGGGGCCGCCGGTGCGCGTGATGGCGCCTAGCGAGATTTCGTTATTAAGACTAAAAGGAGTTGTATGAGGGGACTTATTTCTAGGATATTTGGGTTTGTAGCGGCGGTTAAATTTCCGAGATTTTTGCAAACTTTTATCAATGAAAAATACGTAAGCGGCTTTAAAATCGACATGAGCGAGTTTAAGCAGCCTAGAGAGTATGAGAGCCTGACGGCGCTTTTTACCCGCGAGCTACAGCGTCCGCGAGATTTCGACGTTTCGCCGCAGGCTTTCATCAGTCCTAGCGACGGCACGTGCCTGGAGCGCGGAGTTAGCAAGGAGCTAAAAGCGATCAGCGTCAAGGGGCACAAGTACGGTATCGCGGAGCTTCTCGGAGATAGCATGGAGCGTTCGGAGCGAGACGCCGAGCTAGAGTACGTAAATATTTATCTTAGCCCGCGCGACTATCACCGCTATCACGCGCCTTGCGATATGAGGATTTTATCCGCGCTATACGTGCCGGGCGAGCTATACAGCGTGGCTGTTAGCGCGCTGCTAAAGGTGCCAAATCTTTACGCCAAAAACGAGCGCGTGGTGCTAAAATGCGAGCTTGCAAACGGCAAAAAGATGTGGCTGGTCTTTGTCGGCGCGCTAAACGTGGGCAAGATGAAATTTGACTTTGACGCGCGCATACAGACTAACGCCTGCGCCGGCAACGTCGCGCTCTACGAATACGAAAATTTAAATGCGAAAAAGGGCGAGCAGCTGGGGATGTTTGAGTTGGGCTCGACGATCCTCATCCTTAGCGAGCAGGGCGCGGTCAAATTTGATCTAGCGGCCGAGCAAAAGCTAAAATACGGCGACAAAATAGGAACTATCAACTAAGGAGGCGCAATGGGAACGCAGCTAGTCGAACAAAACGAGCTAAAAGAAACGCTAGAGCTAAAAGAGCGTATAGAAAACAACACCGTCGTCGAACTCTGGGAAAACAGCGAGGACTACGAGCGCCTGGCTAACGCGACGCGCAAGACCATGCGCTACATCAACGACGAGCAGATAAAGAGCTTTGCCAATGCGCTAAATCAAACGAACGAAAAGATCTTAAATTTGACCTTTGAGGGCGTGAAAAAGCATCACGAAAAGAAATTTGAGCAGATCAGAAAAAAGCAGAAAATCTACGTCGCTTCGGCATTTGCGGGCGGCGTTTTGATCGGTGCTTTAGCGGTTTGGATAGCGTTTAGGATTTTTGCGGGATAGATTTGGTTTTAGACTCGGCCGCTTGCGATGCCTGCACGCCGACCCGTTTTTATGTTGCGCGGTTTTGCCTGCTAAATTTGGGCGTTTAGCTTTAAATTTAATCACGGCGGCTTTTAAAATTTGCGTATCGCTTTGGGGGGGGGTGGGGTCAAATTTGAGCTTATATTTTGGCGAGCCAACCATTAAGCTTGTATCTACTTGTTGCACATCGTCTATCAAGCGCGTTTGCTTCTTAAATTTTATAAAAATTAAAACCCCAAATTTAACCGCCCCTAGCTTGCGTATCTGCGCCAAGACTAAATTTTTATCTTCCTCGTCGCGTGACGGATGATTTGCTGCGTATTTTTGTTTTGCGAGCTTTGCCAGCGCAGGAGCAGCTCCTTTGCGGCGGCGAAATTTACCTTTAGATAGTCGGCGACGTTATTTGCGACCGAGCGCTGTACGAAGCGCACCTCGTCCTCTTTAAGTACCTCCAGCACCGCAAAAACGGGGCGCGGATTGCTGATGAAAAGCTCTAGCTTGCTAGCCCACGGCAGCTTTGGTCGCAGACCCTCCGACGCTAGCCTACGCAGGTGGAAATTTGACGAGCGCGCCCACCGTGTCATGGTTTTTAGCGAGTCTTGCGGGTATTTTTTGATAAAGGCGCGCACCGCGTACTCGCCAGTGCCGCGCTTCGTGATTTCCCTGATCGTGCCCATAGAGGTCTCAAAGTCGTCTAGGCCGTAGATTTCGACGTATTTTGCCAGCGGCAAAGTCCAGTAAAAGTGCTTAAACATGCCCGTTTCGTTCGGGTTTTCCTCGCCCAAAATCGCGACCAAAATCTCCGCCGCGCGCTTAAAATCCGGCGGCAAAAGTTCATTTAGCGCGTTTGCGTGCGCTAAAATCCTTTGCGAATAACCGAGACTCGGCGTACTCTTTGCGATTTGCCCACAGTAGCTCTGCGCGTCAAATTTAGGATAAACCGCCTTTATCTTTTGCGATAAAATTTGCGCTAAATTTTCTCCGAAATATACCGCCAGTCCGCCGTTTTCCATATTTTTCCTTTGGGTAGTTTTATCTAGCCTTTAAGCAGGCATGAATAGTAAATTTGTCGCCTAAAACCAGGCGGCGTTAAATTTGCAGCCGTTACGCTCGTCAAATTTGACCGCCTGCGCAAGCAAAGCGTCAAATTTGTTGCAGTTTATGGGCTAAATTTTAAAAATTAGTCCGTAAAAGTGGCGTTAAATTTAGCAAAAACTAAAAATAACGCCCGAAAGTAAATTTATTTACACTCGACCTGCGGCATCTGCGCTAAAAATATCGGCATTTTTTGCTTGATTAGCGTGTGAAATTTGCTTCTATCCGCGATATTTAGAAACTTTAGCGCGTAGTGCGTTACCCTAAGCCCACAGTTAAGGCTCTTGACGTGGATTAGATTGATCTCGTAGTTGTCAAAATCGGGGTTGCCCGCGATCGGATAGTAGATCGTGTAAGCTTGATACTCTTTATCGTTTATGGACTTAAAATCATACTCCGCTTTGCCGAACTGCCCGCTTTTTAGCGCGGTCATAAAGGTCCTTTGGTATTCGTTGATATCGGCGTTTTCATCGACGGTGACGCTCACTAGCTTGGTCCATTTAAAGCCCACTTTTTCATTAGGTAGATAAAACTCAGCCGTTCTTGCGTTTTTTTGCTTTAAGACGAATTTTTCGCCGTCTATGGCCACTTCGTTTGGTAGATTTACGCTATCTAGCGCGCTTTTTGGTAGCTCTATCTGCGTGGTTCTAGGCTGGGTGCAGCCGCCTAAAAATAGACAAACGGCCGCAACGGCGGCAAATGAAACTTTTTTAAAACTCATGTTTTTCTCCTTTATTAGTTGATTTTTTAAACTCCATGCACTTTTTAGCTAGCCCCGCCTCGCACTCTTTTTCGTGCAGCTTTTGCGCCTTTTGGCGTAGCGCGGCGGCTTGTTTTTTGTCGCTACTTTCAAGACGGCGCGCTAGATTTAGGCACCCGCGTGCATCGCCGGCTTCGCAAGCCTCGCGAAAAAGGCTATCGGCTTCGTTTTCGTCCGCTTTTACCACTTCGCCTACGCCTCTTTCGTAGATCGCGCCTAGATTCGTGCAGGCCGGTTTTAGCCCATTGTAGCAGGCGATCCCGTAAAAACTAAAGGCTTTTGCTACATCTTGCGGCGCGTTCGTGCCCTCAAAATACGCGTCCGCTAGGCTCTCGCAGGCATCCGGCCGCCAAAGCAAGCAGGCCTTTTCAAAAAGCTCCAGCGCGCGCGGAACGTCCTTTTTTGCGCCGCGTCCCCGAGATAGCATCTCGCCAAGCTCGGCGCAAGAAGCTCCAAAGCCGCCTTCGCAGGCCTTATCGTGAAATTTGACCGCCAGCTCGCTATCTTGCCGCGCTCCGCCGAGCCCCTTTGCGTAGAGCTCTCCTAGCGCCGCGCAGCCGTTTACTACGCCTCTATCGCACGCCTCTTTGCCGAGCTTGTAGGCTACTTCAAACTGCCCGCTTTGATACTGCGCCCAGCCGCCGTATAGCTCGTCCAGACACTCGCTGCCGCTGCATTTGTAGGCATTTGCGGCGCAGGCCTTGTCGTAGTAGGATCTAGCGGCCTTGATATCCTGCGCAAAACCCGCCTCGCCGTCCTCGTAAAGCCTACCCAAAGCTTCGCACGCTTCATAAATTTTACCCTCGCAGGCAAGCGAGTAAAATTTGAGCGCGTTTTTCGAGTTTTTCGCGGCTTCGTCGTTTTTGCCCATTACGCCGTCCGCGTACATGCCGCCTAGATAGTAGCAAACTACGGCGTATCCGCGCTCGCAGGCCTTTACGTAGAGGTCTAGCGCCCTACTTTCATCCGGCGCGACGCCGCTGCCCGCTTCGTAAATTTGAGCTAGATTATAGCAGCTTAAACCAAATCCTTTTTCGCAGGCTTGTTCAAAAATCGCGGCGGCTTTAGCATGTTCGCCGCTATTTTGGTGTAGCGAGGCTAGGCTGTCGCAGCCTCTTAGCTCGCCCGCGTCGCAAGCTTTTTGGTAAAATTTACCGGCTTTTTCGTCATCTTGCTTTACGCCTCTGCCGCTTTGGTATAAAAACCCAAGCCTTACGCAGCCGCGCGCCTCGCCCGATTCACACGCTTTTTGCCAAATTTGAGCCGCCGTTTGTTCATCGCCCGCATCGTAGGCGCCTTGAGCTTCGTCCGTCAAATTTGCGAGGGCGAAATTTAGAGCAACAAGTAGTAGCAAGAGCTGTTTTATCATCGCGCTCCTTTGTTAAATTTTACTAGCTTTATTTTTCTCAAATTTAACCTATTTTGCTTCTTTGTAGAGTTTGTATACTGCTGTCGATAGGTCGTAACATCTGGACGCGATGCCTAAGTAGTGCGACGATGCGCTAAAACTACGCAATCTTGGTGTCCTTGAATATCATTTGTGTATGGAGTAAATTTAATACAGTTACGCAAACGGCTATGATCTTTTTCAAATTTTTCCTTAAATTTAGCGCGAGTCAAATTTGAGCTAGAAAGCCCGCGCCGAGCTAAATTTAACCGCATTTTTAAGACTAAAATTTTATGGCGCGGTTACTAGAGTAGCCAAGACGCCGATGCAAAAATTTATCTTGCCCGTGCTTAGGCTCGTAAGCTACGCGGCAATAAAGAAAAGGCGGTCAAATTTAGCCAAGAACCGCTTGGTTAGCAAAGCTAAATTTGACCGATTTATGCTTAAACGTTAAATCTAAAATGCATCACGTCGCCGTCTTGAACGACGTAGTCCTTGCCCTCTAGGCGCATTTTGCCTGCTTCTTTTGCCGGATTTTCGCCGCCGCACGCGATGTAGTCCTCGTAGCCGATGACCTCGGCTCTGATAAATCCTCGCTCAAAGTCGTTGTGGATGACGCTGGCGGCTTTTGGCGCTTTCCAGCCTTTTACGATCGTCCATGCGCGTACCTCGACGACGCCCGCGGTAAAGTAGCTGATCAAATTTAACTTCGCAAACGCCGTTTTGATGATCTTTTCTAGGCCGCTTTCGTTTGTGCCTAGTGAGCTTAGAAACTCATGCGCCTCTTCGTCGCTAAGCCCCACGAGCTCCTCTTCGATCTTGGCGCAGAGCTTGATAACCTCGTGTCCCGAGCGCGCCGCAAATTCGCGAAGTGCCTGCACGTATTTGTTATCCTCCGAGATACCGTCCTCATCTACGTTTGCGCCGTAGACGACCTCTTTTGCGCTGAGTAGCCTTAGCTCTTTATTTAAATTTATAAACGCGTCGTCGTCCTTGCCGCCGAAGCTGCTCGCGCTTTTGCCGTCATTTAGGTGAGCTAGCAGCGCATTTGCCGTCTCTAGCGCCTCTTTTGCGCCTTTTGCGTTTGCTTTGGCTTCGCGGGTTAGGCGCTCGATTTTTTTGTTTAGCTGCTCGATGTCGGCGAGGATGAGCTCGGTTTCGATGATCTCGACGTCTCGTACGGGATCGACGCCGCCTTCTACGTGCGTGATGTTTTCGTCCTCAAAGCAGCGCACGATGTGTAAAATCACCTCGGTTTCGCGGATGTTTGAAAGAAATTTATTTCCCAGACCCTCGCCCGCGCTCGCACCTTTTACGAGTCCTGCGATATCGACGAATTCGATAGTTGAGTATTGGATTTTATTTGGATTTACGATTTTGGCTAGCTCGCCTAGGCGCTTATCGGGCACCGGCACGACGGCTTTATTCGGCTCGATCGTGCAGAACGGATAGTTCGCGCTCTCGGCGTTTTGCGCTTTGGTTAGTGCGTTAAATGTGGTTGATTTGCCGACGTTTGGCAAGCCTACGATACCTACTGCTAGTCCCATTACAGCTCCTTTGCCATAGCGCATAGATAATAAAGATTCATTCGCACGCCCGCTCCCGTCGCGCCAGCCTGGTTATATCCCCAAGCTTTTTCGGTGTATGCGGGGCCTGCGATATCTTGGTGTATCCACTTGTCTTTAAATTCGTCTTTTATAAATTTATCGAGGAAAAGCCCCGCCGTGATCGCGCCGCCGTAACGGCTAGAGCCTGTGTTGCTGACGTCTGCGATCTGGCTTTTGATCAGCTCGCGCAAATGAGGGTTAAACTCTAAAATCGTATTTAGTTCGCCGCTTTTTGCTGCTTTTGCTTTAAATTCCGCTTTTAGCTCCTCGTTGTTGCCCATTATACCGCTTGTGTATTCTCCAAGTCCGACCACGCAAGCGCCAGTTAGCGTCGCCATGTCGATGAGGATATCGGGCTTAAAATCCTGCGCGTAGCTGAGGCAGTCTGCTAATACTAAACGGCCCTCGGCGTCGGTGTTTCGCACCTCAATACTAACTCCGCTGCGAGAGATCAGCACGTCGTCGGGTTTATAGGCGTTGCCGCCGATCATATTTTCGGTCGCGCCTAAAATAGCGTGAATTTCAAAAGGCAAATTTAGCTCCGCCGCACCTTTAATTATACCCATCGCCGCAGCTGCGCCGCTTTTATCGGCTTTCATGGTTAGCATATAATCAGCCGGCTTTAAGCTAAGCCCGCCGCTATCGTAGGTTAGTCCCTTGCCGACGAAGATTATGCGTTTTTTTGCGCCTTTTGGCTTATAGACAAGATGGATGAGGCGAGGCGGATGGACGCTGGCTTTGTTTACGGCCAAAAATGCGTTCATCTTTTCTTTTTCGAGGAATTTTTCATCGTAAATTTTGCAGCTTAAATTTGGATAATTTTTAGCTAGATTTTGAGCCTCTTCCGCCATTTTTTGCGGGGTGTAGATTTCAGGTATCTCGTTTACGATATCTTTGGTGAAATTTGTCGCCGAAGCGATTATCTCGCCGTGGGCAAAGCCGTCCTGTGCGTCGTTTTCGCGGACGTCCTCGCCGCTAAATTCCTCGTTGCTAAAAATAATATCTTTTAGCGCGTATTTTTCTTTTTTTTCTTTATACTTGTTAAATTCGTAAGCGCCTAGCAAAAAGCCCTCGGTTAGAGCCTGAAAGCTCATTTTCTGGCAGCCTGCGACGTATGAGGCTAGTTTTAGGCTTTTTACGTTTAGCGATTTTACGGCGTTATATGCTTTTGCCGCAGCTATGCGAAGCTCGTCGTAGCCAAGCTTACTAAGCGGAACGTAGATCCTGCCGCTTTCTAGTAAAAGCAAGACGCTCTCGCCTTTGTAGTTGGCAAATTTAAACGCCTTTTCGTCTTTTATAAATTTATGTTTCAGGTTTTTATCTACGACGAAAATCAGCTCCAAATCAGCCTTGATTTCGTTTAGTTTTTTATTAGTGAGTTGAAACTGCACTTCTGTGTCTCCTATCGTTTAAAATTTTATTTTCTATGCGCCTAAAGCCGTAGAGCAAAATGCCCAAAAATAGCGCTACTACCGGCACGGCGACGTACCAGTGCTCTTTTGCTTTGTGCAAGATATCAAGTATGTGCTCGCCGAGGATCCACGCGGGGATTATCGTTATCGCGGCCCAGCACCACGCACTTATTAGATTTATAAAGGCGTATTTTTTTGCGCTGTATCCGGTTAAGCCTATAGTCATCGGTATGATGACGCGAAAGCCGTACATATAGCGCTGGATAAAGATGATCGGCCAGCCGTATTTTTTCAGCATTATATGCGCGATGGCGAATTTGCGGCGCTGCGTGTGAAGTTTTTTGGCGATATTTTTTTTGTTGTAGCGGCCTAGATAAAAGTAAATTTGATCGCCGACAAAGCCGCCCAGACCTGCTACGAAGAGGGCCGGCGCGATATGCATATGCGTTTGATGAGAGAGGATGCCCGCCATTATGAGCGCCATTTCGCCTTCCATTATGCACCAGACGAATAGTATGATGTAGCCGTACTCGATGAGTAGTTTTGTAAAAAATTCTTCCATCATAGCTCCAAAATGCTGTAAATTTTAGTTAGCGGGCGTAAATTTGCGCTACCGCCAAGATCCTTTAAATCGATCAAAAAGCAGGCCTCTACGCAAACGGCGTTTGTTTGATTGATTAGCTCGACGCTAGCCTTAGCCGTGCCTCCAGTAGCGATTAGATCGTCTATTAAAAGCACTTTTGCGCCCGCTTTTTCGCCGAATGCATCAACGTGAATTTGCACTTCGTCTACGCCGTACTCTAGGCTATATTTTTGCGAGATCGTGATGTAAGGCAGTTTTTTAGGCTTTCTAATCGGCACGAAAGGTAGCCGCAGTCTAGCCGCCAAAGCCGCTGCGAATATAAATCCGCGCGATTCGATACCCGCGATAAAGTCGATATTAGCGCTCTCGTAGCGAGCGACGAGGTGATCGATTAAAAAATTAAACGCCTCTTTGTTGTTTAGCAGCGTCGTGATGTCGCGAAATACTATGCCCGGTTTTGGAAAATCGTTTATACAGCGGATGGAATTTAATAAAAATTCCTTCCCCGCTTTGTCTAGTTCTTTCATTTTTTGCCTTTAAATTTGATTTATAGTAGCGCTTCGATTTTGCCCTCTAGCTCGCGGATGCGCTGGCGGAGTTTGTCGTTTTCCAGGCGGTACTGCGAGTTTCTGGTGCGAAGGGCGTTGGCGTCGTTTTTGACTTTATTTAGCTCGTCTGTGAGGATGTCGATGTTGCCAAGACCGCGCTGTAGCTGGACTTGCAGCTTGCGGATGACGACTTCGGTATCTTGGAGATTATTTTTCATAAAATCGCGCGTCGTGCGCTCTTTTTTAAGCAAGGTTTTAAAGTAAAACACCATAACGGTGAGATAGATACAAATGCAGATCAAAACGGTAAGTACGAGCCAATCGGTCATTTCTCGCCTCCTAACTTTTTCACGCGTCTTTCGTGCCTGCCGCCTGCAAATTCGGTAGCGAAAAAGGCCTTTATCATATCTGCCGCGACCGCGTCGCCGATCGTTCTAGCGCCCATGGCTAGCACGTTTGCGTCGTTGTGTTCGCGGGCTAGTTTTGCCGTGGTGACGTCGTGACAGAGCGCGCAGCGAACGTGCGCATGGCGGTTAGCCGCGATACTGATGCCGATGCCCGTGCCGCAGATTAGCACGCCGTATTCGTTTTCGTGCTGCAAATTTTGCGCTAGAAGCTCGGCAAAATCGGGGTAATCTACGCTATCTTTGCTATGCGTTCCTAGGTCGCATACGCTAAAACCTTCGCTTTTTAAAAGCTCGCAAATTTGCGCCTTAAAATCAAAGCCCGCGTGGTCGCTCGCGATAAAAATTTTGTCTATTTTCATGAAATTTCCATAAGCTAAAAAATGCTTAATTATAGCAAAAAAGCATTAAAGTAAAATTTCGCCGCGAGCCTTTAGGAGCGAAATTTAGGCTAAATTTTAAATTCGCCGCTTATAAAAACATCCTCATGATAGTAACGGCATATCGTATCGGCTCGAAAAAATAATCTTTTAGCGGCGAGATCACGATGACAACTAGCGCGATAAAGCCGTATCTTTGCATGCTATTTAGCCAGTTTGCAGCGCCGTGAAGTCCGAAAATGCGCAAAAGATACTCAAGCGCCTTTGAGCCGTCAAGAGGCGGGATAGGGTAGAGGTTAAAGAGGGCTAGGACTAAATTTACGGCGGCGAGCATGAAAACAAACTCCGCTACCGAGCTATCAAAAAACCCAAAACCGATCAATTTAAACGCGCAAAACGCTAACGCGAAAAGAGCTAGGTTGTATGCGATGCCAGCAAGCGCGACGACTATAGCGGCCTTGTAGCCGCCGTTATAGAGCACCGTGCGTAAATTTATAGGTACCGGTTTAGCCCAACCAAACGTCACTCCGGTGCTAAGATACATGAGCGCGGGCACGACGATAGTGCCTAGCGGATCGACGTGTTTTATAGGATTTATGCTGAGCCGCCCCAAATTTTTGGCGGTTAAGTCGCCGAATTTAAACGCCGCATATCCGTGCGCGATCTCGTGCCCGACGACGGAGATAACGAGCACGGCGACTAGGATCGCTACCTGCGCGAAGTCGATGCTATCAAGGTTCATTCGATCTTGTTTCCGTCGTTTTTAGCTTCTGCTCTGGCGGCGTCTAGTAGCTCGGGCGAGTTTTGTATAAAATCCACGCTCTTACCGACCCTGTTCCATCTGATTTTGTATTCGTCGTCCCAGCTAAAATAGACAAACCAAGGCTTGCCGACGATATTTTTGTATGCCACGGGGCCCCAAAATCGGCTGTCGTTTGAGTGGTCGCGGTTGTCGCCGATCATGAAAAACTCGCCTTCGGGAACCTGAAAATAAAATGCGTTAAACGGATAGTTGCCTACGCTGGGTAGCTCGTTTACGATAACCGGTTGCATGGCGAATTTGCTCGAGTTTAGGTAGTTTACGGCTAGTTCAAATAAATTTACCTTCTCGTCGTAGTGGATGCCGCCGAATTTATAGGGCTCTTTGACGAAAAGTTTGCCGCCGAATTTAACGATATCTTTTTCGTCGAAATTTGCCTTTATAAACTCCTCGCCCTCGTGCGGGTGCAAAAATAGCGCTTTTTCCGTAAATATCACTTCATCGCCGCCGACTGCGAAATTTCGCTTGACGTAGTGGATCTTTTCATCGTGCGGATAGCGAAAAACCACGATATCGCCGCGCTGCGGCTTTGCTCCCTCGATGAGGTGGCCGTTACCGTTAAAATCGGGCAAAACCTTGACCTCTATCCACGGAATGCGCGGTGTCGAGATGCCGTAGCTAAATTTTTTAACGAAAAGATGATCGCCGACTAAAAGCGTGTCCTTCATCGAACCAGACGGTATCACGAAAGCCTGCGCGACAAAGAAAATCACGAGCAAGACGATGATGACCGTGCCCGTCCAGCTGTTTGAAAAATCTAAAAATTTATTAAACGCTTTTTTCA is a window from the Campylobacter massiliensis genome containing:
- the apt gene encoding adenine phosphoribosyltransferase — protein: MKELDKAGKEFLLNSIRCINDFPKPGIVFRDITTLLNNKEAFNFLIDHLVARYESANIDFIAGIESRGFIFAAALAARLRLPFVPIRKPKKLPYITISQKYSLEYGVDEVQIHVDAFGEKAGAKVLLIDDLIATGGTAKASVELINQTNAVCVEACFLIDLKDLGGSANLRPLTKIYSILEL
- the rpiB gene encoding ribose 5-phosphate isomerase B, translated to MKIDKIFIASDHAGFDFKAQICELLKSEGFSVCDLGTHSKDSVDYPDFAELLAQNLQHENEYGVLICGTGIGISIAANRHAHVRCALCHDVTTAKLAREHNDANVLAMGARTIGDAVAADMIKAFFATEFAGGRHERRVKKLGGEK
- a CDS encoding site-2 protease family protein, whose product is MNLDSIDFAQVAILVAVLVISVVGHEIAHGYAAFKFGDLTAKNLGRLSINPIKHVDPLGTIVVPALMYLSTGVTFGWAKPVPINLRTVLYNGGYKAAIVVALAGIAYNLALFALAFCAFKLIGFGFFDSSVAEFVFMLAAVNLVLALFNLYPIPPLDGSKALEYLLRIFGLHGAANWLNSMQRYGFIALVVIVISPLKDYFFEPIRYAVTIMRMFL
- the lepB gene encoding signal peptidase I; the encoded protein is MKKAFNKFLDFSNSWTGTVIIVLLVIFFVAQAFVIPSGSMKDTLLVGDHLFVKKFSYGISTPRIPWIEVKVLPDFNGNGHLIEGAKPQRGDIVVFRYPHDEKIHYVKRNFAVGGDEVIFTEKALFLHPHEGEEFIKANFDEKDIVKFGGKLFVKEPYKFGGIHYDEKVNLFELAVNYLNSSKFAMQPVIVNELPSVGNYPFNAFYFQVPEGEFFMIGDNRDHSNDSRFWGPVAYKNIVGKPWFVYFSWDDEYKIRWNRVGKSVDFIQNSPELLDAARAEAKNDGNKIE